Sequence from the Zeugodacus cucurbitae isolate PBARC_wt_2022May chromosome 5, idZeuCucr1.2, whole genome shotgun sequence genome:
aCATAATGTCACAACTTGGTTTTATAAAGTATAATTAATTTACGTGATTATTGATAACCAATAATACAGAATTTATTACTAAAATACGTAtcttgatatatatgtatatgtaaaagtgATAAATAGCTGTTAATATATTGGGTAATACccaaatatataacaaatagaaaattaaatgattttctttatttttaatcatCTCTATCCGAAGTACCGACTTTCCTtcgttgaaaacaaaaatatcactcaATTCAACGTagttacacaaaaatatttaaatttttaaagctcCGTAGCTCACTCATTGAAAAAAAAGGAAAgcaaaatttcaatatcttGTTAATGGATGTGGAATTACGACATTCTTATACTCAATGACAAACCGTTTTTAGGAGCGAAAAGAAATGTTGCTGCTCCCTGCTATTTTGATGTTTAACATCTTCCGTATGCCGAGTGTTGtaagtttttacatttttattgatataaataaataaatacatacgcaaatttaattaagtaaaatttgatttaaatttgaagttatgCGTGCTTGTTttcaatatattcatttatattagtgataaagtaattatttttactctCTACCTACATGTGTATTTAAGTTAGCAAGGTTTTGGATTCCTAAAACAACTTTACTCTCAAAAATACGACAAaaagttttttctttatattgtaAAATACACATGTAAATAATGTGATTGTTACTAGATCTATCCATTTCGCTTCTTTACTCaatctataataatatttatatatatcgctCAATATGTGagacaattaaataatttgatgctaagattaaatgaaaatgatctATTCGTTTCTCTGCAACCATATTTTCAGTATAACCTGATATttcatgtcacgttgtttgtcctGGATTGGCGcataaactactgaaccgatattaatgaaattttgtacacGTCTTctgtttggtccaacttaaaatacaggatagtttatatttcaatttttaatcgcAATGTCCATCCGCCTGCccattcggtcaagcgataatttgaattgaaatctaaatatcttaataaaacttcgtaCACGTTACAATTAGCAATATAAGATTGTATTGTAGACAGGCAAAACcgggaaaatgcaaaaaaaatagttaagaaAAAACTAAGACTTTTGCAACAGATATTCACAACACGGAAGGGCATTaggattttacacatttttaggtAAATGGTCGTGGTCACAGCTCAACACCCGTCTGCAACAACTAAATAAgagtaattaaacaaaaagggatataacaaagctacaatttaagttatacaattaatttcactttatcaaaTAGTTAACCAGAATAGAATTTAACACCTTATCCCCAGCAATTCGTAGCCCGGCCACattaacatttcatattttttattaacatttttcggTATAcatatcttcggcgaacccagcgaagtgactggaatcgacattagccgacttaagaactttattatagGGTCCAGGCGCTTGGTCGCATCATAAGGGTTTTATTGAACCGTTAGGAGTTTTccgggtgtcacaatggacagtcgaatctgtctaagtgagatacTCTGTatctgcggagatctaccctttaacctaacctaacatttcATACATGATATTTTACAAGACTTTAATTCACCGAAATTGTGAGATAATTTAATGTCAACGGCCTTAATCTTTACTCccttaaaataattgtaattccCAGGTTCATGCTCGCTTTTGTGAAGGAGGTCATTACTGTTCGTTGCCGAGAGAATGCTGCACTCAAGGATGCTGTCCACCATACCAAAGTGGGCCACGTCAATTACCACCACCATCAGATCATgtcttgaatttgttttttataagtcACTGGTTTTTTTGGTAAGCTGTTATACAAATATACTGtttcacatttacatacatctaTCTATACTAAACCATGCATATGCGGGTTCTATGAATTGAAGTGAAATTGATATAAGGAAAacatagtatacatacatacagtggaacttctctaattcgaatcaccataatccacaaaaaaacttcgagttagagagacttcgagttatagaattttaattaaaatatacaatttttcaaaaagctgtaaaatcagatttatacactgttttatttatttacttcgcaaaaattttaatggacatacgttaaaagatgttttctgtaattttgtttgtttcatttTCCTATTGTTTGGCTTTTGGCGTATATACCCCTTGTCTGTGTTAGATGaattatgcaatccataagtgtaatattatattttttgttcacctccgtacgatatagagggactcttttaaaattcggcctcgatagtaaaattttaaattttgtattatgccctgaccagaaagttcgatttatggaaggaaatttgtatgaaagttgccttctattgtcCCTTCAAGAGTtccagttatggagaacttcgagttagggaaggaaatttgtatgaaatttggcttcttaacgctattaccaattcaagtgttcgagttatggagaacttcgagttgtagaaggttcgagttatggaagttccactgtatttcaagTAACAGATATACATATTAGGCATTGGAACTTGTACTCTGGTAGTATATATTCTAGGAAgcattctttgtttttttactttaattgctCATAGTACGATACATTGAGCGTCATTTACTGGTTGTCGTCAATATAAGcaaaccaaaatttaaaaatataatgctTAAAGTTCCCTTAATATTAATTCTAGACCATTACTTGTTACAGAACCTCATTctttaaattgaaaatctttGGACtttgtgtatgtattatatacatatgtatttagtaaaCACATTCCATTTATTCCATTCCTTTACATATAATGATAAATTTTGAATgacgaaacatttttttttcaataatattgtatttttactgCGGTATTCCATtgatcatatattatatataatacaaaataatatatacatatataataatatatatttaaatcaggTGCGTGGTAGTTGCAATTATTTTGGCCTTACTTTGTGCATATTCATTGTGGAAGAGGCGTCGAACACTTTGCGGTTGGGGATTCACCGACCATCGCGCTCAATCTGAGGGTGACTCGGCAGGTTCCTGTTATGCACCGCCACAATATAGCCGCTGTAATTCGTTTCATCATCCGCCACCTCCTTATAccgaagtatttttttttaattttataataaaagaatAATACATTAATGAAagcataattatataatttaaggtAACTTCGAAGCCGGATCTCTATCCCCTTGTTTTCACATGTAACAGTGACAATACTAAAACTGGGTCCAGTTACCTTATGGTGCAATATTTTCGTAATTATATTGTTCGGCCAATTGGATCGTTGTCCGCAGCTAGTACGGTTGATTCTCTCAGTTCAagctttatttgtaatattaacgAAGCAAATACTTTGGTACCACCGCCATATTCTCGTGCGGCGAGTCCCGAAACTGGTTTTAGTTCACATTTCCAACACGACTTCTTAATACCGCGATCGGCCTCACAATTAGTTTATGGAAGTGGAAATAATGGATGCAATAATAATGTGGGTATGCACGATATAAATAGTGGCATTGTCACTcagcaaatatttcaacaaaatagAGCTCCACATTTCACTGTTGTTGCACGCAATGGCTCAGTTAGCGGAAATCAAAATGGCATAGATATTGAAgataaaaaaaactcaacaaCACCTTACAGTACGATTTTACAAACTTCGATAGGTGAGCATttcaatttgaatgaaaaatccGCGGTGAACAATACCAATCCTCGTGATGATAATGGTTATGGTAGTGGGACTAGAAGTAATCGGAGCAGTGGAGGCGCTAGTAATTTTAGCGGGGGTTGTATTCCAAAAGGTTGTATTCAATCCCAAAGTGAACAGCAATTTCGTTATTTtaacaatagcagcagcagcattagtgatatttttataaacaataatagAGTAGACCGTTTTGATAATGGTTCTAATGGGAATGGTAGCAAATCATTTGAAGTAATTAATTTAGATGAAACTGAAGTGAAACCACAACTTGCGTTGCCTGTTGGTCTCAAAGGTTTTTCTACACAAGTTCAACCAAACAAACACGAAACCACTGTGGTTGTTAACAATGGATTCATCAAATCTAACCAACTGCATCACACTAGTACATTTCCGACGCAGCTTTTAATCAATACTAGTATACTGAATCCGACGTATAAATCGTGCGATTCAATTGTTGGTGTTAATGGGCCCACAAGTGATTTGTCAGAGACAGAATTGAAAGACCTTAACTTATTAAGGCAAAGTTTGGAAACTTGTTACCATTtattagaaaaacaacaaccacagacATCGATAAATAATACAGAATCGCCATTATGTCATGTTAATAAGATTCTTAATAAGTATACTAAGGATGATTTATCTAATTATACAACTTCAGATAACTGCTCCGATGTTAGTAGTCTTGCAAATGCTTGTATACCTAGCTCGCCACCGCAAGCCACTAGTCCGACTGGAGAAGTGAAAGATATTCTCAATCAAATACGTCAATGGCAGGAAGAAATAAGCTATGAAGATTTGCTGCTTCATATGAAACCTGCGCTATGTCATACGTTATCTTCACCATCGAatccaactgctgacatgaatAAGAgctcaaatacatacacacagagaAAAGTACAACGCAATTCCGTTGCTTGTTGTGAAATTCAGCCAAACTCAAGTGTTATTTGTCCTAATTATCAAAAGTTTTCTAAAACAACAGTCCATTTAGCTACTTCCTCATTAGAtaaggcaaaaacaacaattacagcAAAAGCACACAACACACAAAGATCACCAAGTGATACTGACAATTTATTAAAACGCCCTTCAACACTacatcaaaacaaaattaaacattttatcccaaaatcaaataaagctCTATATATTCCAATGATTCCGAATGATACATTGTCTAATTCGAGCAAATACACACTAAAAAGTCCAGTAAATAGTATAGTGGGAACAAAGTTTTTCGCTAGCAAAGGAGGTAAAAtgcgtaaaatttttatttcacgttcagcaccttcaacaccaGGAACCGCGTTACCTCTCAAATCTATAAGTGATGATAGTCCATTACTAACAGAACATGATGAAGATCCGGAGACTGACCAAAATGAaaacattcaataaataaaatatagaaaaaatttgaaattatgtttttaGAAATGATGGGAACAAATAGACGTACATACATTTTTCGCACTTACTTTATTGTTCAACACAATTCTTTGTTATACTAAGTATGCATTCTCTTATATAGGATAAAGTAATCAATTTCAACTTGATAATGTTAagcaatgaaatattttatttatatttattattcaagttAATGAACCCTTGGAAACTactgtcaaatattttaataaaatagtattatgattAAAAAGGTATCttatcttccatacaaaattaagaaattcaAGCATTTTGTTGAGAAAACGTGCACAGATGTTAAATAGTAATATGGTAATTTAGTAAATAGCCAAGTTATTGCTAGACaacaaaattgaatatatgtaagttatttttttatatcatggagaataatttaatttacatattatataagaacaagtaaggaaaggctaagttcgggtgcaaccgaacattttatactcttgcaatttattgctatatttttattaagataacacacgatTTGACTCACATAATCGGCATATATTGtattaagtccattgaaaggGAAAGGGAAATTATTacccaattttaaccatttctggtacagtgacacactattaaataaaaagatcCTCTttactctgaattaaattaagttatctgagagatttaccgatatatatagatttaccgatggcagaaagtttggtttatatagcttaattggtttgcgagatatatacaaaaaccctatttagggcggggccacgcgTCTATATGCTTGAAAAATGCAGTATCTCCCAACATGTTGCTCAGAATATTGGTTCAGCTAACGCTTGTTTGCAAcacataaaactaaaagagttagatataagtaCTTATGTACATGAATAAAATTATGTTCATATCTTGAAAACtctaactctacaagtcgctcatcattCCTGTGCTGCTTTATGGTGTAGGAGcgtggatgatgtcaacatccgatgagacatcagaattttcgagagaaactttgcgcaagatttatggtcttctaaatattggcaacggcaaatacctcAGATGATGAACCGATGATGATCAGGTCATGTTAtccgaatgaacgaaaacactcgagccttgaaagtgttcgatgcagtacccgccggtggaagcagaggaaggcCTCCGTTAGaatgaccaggtggagagcgaccttgtTACAtttgggatttccaactggcggCGAATTGCGAGGGAAAGAAAAGAATGGCGCACTATTATCGATCGATCGGCGTCATAAGTCAAGTGTTTGAAACtagttttcgaaataaataaaacataacaaGTTGACGCCAAATTTGAGCGCACGTGTTCAAAAGTTtcgtttgtaatatttaaaaaaaaaagttgtacatGGGATAACATGAGTGAAACCTCCGACGCTCCTTTGACGATGTTGGTATTGCAAATTGACGAAATCAGACaattgagttgtgacactattcaagtaaatgagcgatatatattTTACCTAAGTTCCTAGGTGGAACACAGGGCTTCCAACAAACTGAAAAAttggcaaataataaaatacaaagttgGTACAAAggcagtttaattttttttttttttaaatgccgaAAATATTtagatctcaactttctgaaaatatacttttacaacttttgaaatgtttgttaaaaTGGCTAGTATCTCATAAACTGCTTAATCT
This genomic interval carries:
- the LOC105212848 gene encoding uncharacterized protein DDB_G0292186, producing the protein MLLLPAILMFNIFRMPSVVHARFCEGGHYCSLPRECCTQGCCPPYQSGPRQLPPPSDHVLNLFFISHWFFWCVVVAIILALLCAYSLWKRRRTLCGWGFTDHRAQSEGDSAGSCYAPPQYSRCNSFHHPPPPYTEVTSKPDLYPLVFTCNSDNTKTGSSYLMVQYFRNYIVRPIGSLSAASTVDSLSSSFICNINEANTLVPPPYSRAASPETGFSSHFQHDFLIPRSASQLVYGSGNNGCNNNVGMHDINSGIVTQQIFQQNRAPHFTVVARNGSVSGNQNGIDIEDKKNSTTPYSTILQTSIGEHFNLNEKSAVNNTNPRDDNGYGSGTRSNRSSGGASNFSGGCIPKGCIQSQSEQQFRYFNNSSSSISDIFINNNRVDRFDNGSNGNGSKSFEVINLDETEVKPQLALPVGLKGFSTQVQPNKHETTVVVNNGFIKSNQLHHTSTFPTQLLINTSILNPTYKSCDSIVGVNGPTSDLSETELKDLNLLRQSLETCYHLLEKQQPQTSINNTESPLCHVNKILNKYTKDDLSNYTTSDNCSDVSSLANACIPSSPPQATSPTGEVKDILNQIRQWQEEISYEDLLLHMKPALCHTLSSPSNPTADMNKSSNTYTQRKVQRNSVACCEIQPNSSVICPNYQKFSKTTVHLATSSLDKAKTTITAKAHNTQRSPSDTDNLLKRPSTLHQNKIKHFIPKSNKALYIPMIPNDTLSNSSKYTLKSPVNSIVGTKFFASKGGKMRKIFISRSAPSTPGTALPLKSISDDSPLLTEHDEDPETDQNENIQ